The proteins below are encoded in one region of Belonocnema kinseyi isolate 2016_QV_RU_SX_M_011 chromosome 3, B_treatae_v1, whole genome shotgun sequence:
- the LOC117169252 gene encoding protein lethal(2)essential for life-like produces the protein MAILPTTMHPNWWADEDFGALSLGPYLNNTHGIRHDDVLAPHMPFAPPHIMQRHLHQRGMLKSMYARPWLRNSDASNIVSTVKAEKDQFHAVLDMLHFMPDEITVKVVDKFVLVEGKHDEKQDEHGWISRRFSRKYQVPEEYDLHEVKSSLSSDGVLTITAPRKYDPKHHREKHISIEVTGKPVAREILEAMNEEKKLEKK, from the exons ATGGCAATTCTGCCAACAACGATGCACCCTAACTGGTGGGCAGATGAAGATTTTGGTGCCCTAAGCCTAGGTCCATATTTGAATAATACTCACGGCATTCGACACGACGATGTTTTGGCTCCGCATATGCCATTTGCGCCTCCACATATTATGCAACGGCATTTGCATCAAAGAGGAATGTTAAAATCGATGTATGCGAGGCCATGGCTACGGAATAGCGATGCATCAAATATAGTTTCTACTGTCAAGGCAGAAAAGGATCAGTTTCAT GCAGTTCTAGACATGCTGCATTTCATGCCCGATGAAATAACCGTAAAAGTCGTTGACAAATTTGTCTTGGTCGAAGGTAAGCATGATGAAAAACAAGACGAACACGGATGGATTTCCAGACGTTTCTCCAGAAAATACCAGGTTCCGGAAGAGTACGACCTTCACGAAGTCAAGTCCAGCCTTTCATCGGACGGCGTTTTGACCATTACAGCCCCCAGGAAATACGATCCAAAGCATCATCGGGAGAAACATATCAGTATTGAAGTAACTGGAAAACCTGTGGCTCGCGAAATTTTAGAGGCCATGAATGAAGAGAAGAagctagaaaaaaaataa